From the genome of Agrococcus sp. ARC_14:
CATCGACGTGATCGTCGCCCTCGACTACCCGCGCGCCGTGTCGCTCGCGCGACTCATCCGCCGAACCATCCGGCGCATCCGCACCCGTGAGCTCGTCTGCAACGGCAACGTCGAGACGTTCCCCCGCGCGCTCAGCCGCGACTCGATCATCGCCTGGCACGTCCGCTCCTGGGCGTCGAAGCGCGAGCGGATGCGGGCATGGCACGCGGATGCGTCGGCCCCGCCGGTGCTGCTGCTGGGACGTCCCGCCGAGGCCGAGGCCCTGCTGCGGCAGCTGGAGGGCGCGCCACCGGCATCCTGATCGAGCGAATCTTGGTCCAGGGGCTAGACGCGGCGGCGCACGTTTGCCTACACTGAAAGGCTGTCCGCGCCACAGGGGAGCGGCCGACCCAGGAGGATGCCATGCGCACGACGACGACCACCCCGATCGCTGCCGTCGGCTTCCTCCCCGTCCGCTTCGGACGCGCCGGAGCCCGCTAGCAGCAGGGCCTCAGCCCGCCGCGAGCATCGCTCGCCCCGTCGGTGTCGGTGGCACAACCGAAGATCGACGCAGCACCACCATCTGCGAGCTACCGCTCGCTCCGCTCCACCGCTGACGCACGACGTCGGCGGCCTCGAAGGATCCCCTATGTCCTCGACGTCCAGCCCGGACCTGCCCAAGCCCGATCCGATCGCCGAGCCCGCGAAGCCGGCCGGTCACCTGCGCGCGCTCAGCCGGCTCATGCCGTACATCCGCCCGCAGCTGCCGCGCTTCCTCTTCGGCACCCTCGCAGCGCTGCTCTCGGCGCTGCTGAGCCTCGCGACGCCGATGGTGATGCGCGCGCTCGTCGACGGCCCGCTCGCCAACGCCGACGCGGCCGCCGTCTGGCCCGTCGCGCTGCTCATCCTGGTGCTGGCGCTCGGCGAGGCGTTCTTCGTCTTCATGCGCCGGTTCCTCGTGACGCTGCCCTCGACGCAGGTCGAGGCGACGATGCGCAGCGCGCTCTACCGCAAGCTGCAGGCGCTGCCCGTGGCCTTCCACGACCGCTGGCAGTCGGGCCAGCTGCTCAGCCGCGCCGTGCAGGATCTCGGCATGCTGCGGCGCTTCGCAGCCTTCGGTGCTCCGCTGCTGGTCGTGAACTCGATCACACTCGTCGTGGGCATCGTCATCCTGTTCGTCTGGAGCCCGCTGCTGGCGAGCATCTTCGTCGTGCTGTCGGCGCCGATCGCCTGGGTCGCGCTGCGCTTCGAGCAGCGCTACCACCTGGTCTCGCGCTCGGCGCAGGATCAGGCCGGCGACCTCGCGACCACCGTCGAGCAGTCGATCCACGGCATCCGCGTGCTCAAGGCATTCGGCCGCGGCCGCCACGCGCTCGAGGGATTCACGGCGCAGGCCTCGAAGCTCCGCGAGACCGAGATCGACAAGGCCCGCATGGACGGCTACCTGTGGATGTGGCTCACGATCGTGCCCTACATCTCCTACGCGGTCTGCCTGTTCGTCGGCGTCGGTCTCGCCGCCGACGGCCAGCTCTCGGTCGGCACGCTCGCCGCGTTCTTCGCGATCGCGATGGTGCTCAACTGGCCCATCGAGTCGATCGGCTTCCTGTTCGCGTTCCTCATCGACGCGTCGAACGCCTCGCGCCGCTTCCACGAGATCACCGACTCCGAGAACTCCATCGTGGACCCGGCGGCTCCCACGACGATCGCCGAGCCCAGGGGCTCGCTGGTGTTCGAGGATGTGCACTTCCGCTACCAGGACGCGCAGAGCCACGAGCGCGACCTGGTCGATGGCGCGACGCTCGAGCTGCAGCCGGGCGAGACGATGGCGCTCATCGGCATCACGGGCTCGGGCAAGACGACGCTCACGGCCCTGCCGACCCGCCTCTACGACGTCACCGGTGGCCGCGTGCTGCTCGACGGCGTCGACGTGCGCGACCTCACCCTCAAGGAGCTGCGCACGCACGTGGCGATGGCCTTCGAGGATGCGACGCTGTTCTCGGCCTCGGTGCGCGACAACGTGCTCATGGGTGCTCCGGATGCGTCTGAAGAGGCTCTGGACCGTGCCCTCGCGATCGCGCAGGCCGGGTTCGCACGCGAGCTGCCCAAGGGACTCGACACCGAGATCGGCGAGGAGGGCCTCTCGCTCTCCGGCGGCCAGCGGCAGCGCCTCGCGCTCGCCCGCGCGGTCGCCGCCGCGCCCGCGGTGCTCGTGCTCGACGACCCGCTCTCGGCGCTCGACGTCGAGACGGAGGCACTCGTCGAGGACGCGCTGCGCAGCGTGCTCGGCACCACCACCGCGCTCATCGTCGCCCACCGCCCGAGCACCGTGCAGCTCGCCGACCGCGTCGCGCTCGTGCGCGACGGCAGGATCGACGACGTCGGCACGCACTCCGAGCTGCTGGCCCGCAACGACCACTACCGCTTCGTGATCTCGAGCCTCGAGGAGACCGAGCGCGACCGCCAGTCGATCGAGGCCGTCACCGGATCGATGGAGATCGTCGACCTCAGCGATCTCGATGACTTGGATACGCAGACTTCAGAGGAGGTGTCCCGATGAGCGTCCAGGGTGTCCAGGGCGAAGACCGCTCCGACTACACCAAGGCGGAGTCGAAGCTCATCCGCGCGCGCTCGCGCCGGCTGCTCGGCTCGCTGCTGAAGCCGCACATGCGGCGGATCGTGCTGACGATGATCCTGGTGGTCATCTCGGTCGCCGCGGGCATCGCCGGCCCCATGATCATCGCCTTCGGCATCGACCACGGCCTGTCGGCGATCATCGATCAGGCCGACTGGATGCCGCTG
Proteins encoded in this window:
- a CDS encoding ABC transporter ATP-binding protein — protein: MPYIRPQLPRFLFGTLAALLSALLSLATPMVMRALVDGPLANADAAAVWPVALLILVLALGEAFFVFMRRFLVTLPSTQVEATMRSALYRKLQALPVAFHDRWQSGQLLSRAVQDLGMLRRFAAFGAPLLVVNSITLVVGIVILFVWSPLLASIFVVLSAPIAWVALRFEQRYHLVSRSAQDQAGDLATTVEQSIHGIRVLKAFGRGRHALEGFTAQASKLRETEIDKARMDGYLWMWLTIVPYISYAVCLFVGVGLAADGQLSVGTLAAFFAIAMVLNWPIESIGFLFAFLIDASNASRRFHEITDSENSIVDPAAPTTIAEPRGSLVFEDVHFRYQDAQSHERDLVDGATLELQPGETMALIGITGSGKTTLTALPTRLYDVTGGRVLLDGVDVRDLTLKELRTHVAMAFEDATLFSASVRDNVLMGAPDASEEALDRALAIAQAGFARELPKGLDTEIGEEGLSLSGGQRQRLALARAVAAAPAVLVLDDPLSALDVETEALVEDALRSVLGTTTALIVAHRPSTVQLADRVALVRDGRIDDVGTHSELLARNDHYRFVISSLEETERDRQSIEAVTGSMEIVDLSDLDDLDTQTSEEVSR
- a CDS encoding adenylate kinase: MSAGTFDDVRRARRVLCFGATGAGKSTMALALGERLGLPVTLVDELCWDPGWTQVPDAEQLRRVLPRIHDEQWVFDSLWSSHAEHAWDRIDVIVALDYPRAVSLARLIRRTIRRIRTRELVCNGNVETFPRALSRDSIIAWHVRSWASKRERMRAWHADASAPPVLLLGRPAEAEALLRQLEGAPPAS